The nucleotide window TGTGGTTGAAACCAGCTCACGTGATCACTCGACTTGGAGGCGTAAACGGTATCCCAATGTTCCTTTGACTGCATGGCAAATCCTCTCATCGCACATCTACTCTGCGCGATACGCTTGATGCCCCCACAAGGCTTCTTCCAGCTCACCCCCTCAGTTTATCCTTATTTCGACCAATATCTGCGGCACCAATGACACACGGCCTCTCAACAAACTGACCAACTCGCGGCACGGGAAACAACACGGATAAAATTACCACAACCTTCAGGCCAACCAAAGCAACCACACAACATAGAACTTCGAGTACTGTGTGGTGATTATTTTCAGAATTAAACGTAGGGCAAGCGGAAAAATGACGCCATTGACGACCTGCGACCCTCCTGTCAAAGCGGTCAACGCCTGGAAAGTGTTTCTCATTTTTCTTCGGCTCGGGCTTACGTCGTTTGGCGGACCCGTTGCCCATCTTGGCTACTTTCGAGAGGAGTTCGTTAACCGCCGGCACTGGCTCAGCGACAACAGTTATACCGATCTTGTCGCGCTTTGCCAGTTTTTGCCTGGCCCTGCCAGTAGCCAAGTTGGTTTGGCGCTTGGGCTATCTCGTGCAGGATATGGCGGTGCGCTCGCAGCATGGATGGGCTTCACCCTTCCGTCGGCGGCCATGCTCATACTCTTCGCGCTCGGTATTTCAACGTGGGGCGAAGCTGTTCCGAGCGGAATACTGCAGGGCTTAAAGATTGCGGCAGTCGCCGTCGTTGCCCAAGCGGTATGGGGGATGGCGCGTAACCTTTGCACGGGCACCCTACGAGTGACCATTATGGCAATCGTGGCTTGCGTGGTACTGGCATGGCCAGGCATTTGGAGCCAAGTAAGCGTGATTATCGCAGCAGGATTCGCCGGTTTGTTTTTATTTAAAGCAACTGGAGAATTGGTGCATGAGCCGCTCGATATCACGGTGAGCCGTCGTACCGGTGCCATTTTCCTGACGCTATGCATTGCTCTGTTGATTGGGCTGCCTGTGCTGGTTCAGACCTGGCCAAGCCAAGCCTTATCCATGTTCGATGTGTTTTACCGGGCCGGATCCTTGGTTTTTGGCGGTGGGCATGTCATCTTGCCTTTATTGCAAGCCGAGGTTGTGCCTAACGGCTGGGTGGCCAATGACACGTTTCTGGCTGGCTATGGTGCCGCTCAGGCCGTGCCAGGCCCTCTCTTCACGTTTGCCGCCTTTTTGGGTGCGTCAATGACGGCATCGCCAAATGGCTGGCTGGGCGGCCTGCTTTGCCTGGTCGCCATCTTTGTGCCCTCGTTTCTGATTGTGTTGGGCGCGCTGCCGTTTTGGGAGCAGTTACGCACCAACTTACGCATGCGAGCTGCGCTGATTGGCGTGAATGCCGCAGTAGTTGGGCTGTTGTTGGCTGCCCTTTATGATCCGGTCTGGACCAGTGCGATCCATCGGCCCACCGACTTTGGACTGGCGTTAATGGCTCTTGTTGCCTTGATGTTCTGGCGCCTTCCGCCCTGGCTTACTGTGTTGGGGTGTGGACTAGGCGGCTGGTTACTCAGTATTGCCCTATAAACTCACCGCAAATATAACGAATAGGTATCAATGCTTGTGTCGATGGTGAGCGTCTGGAAAATGCTCGTGGGCATGAGTTAACGGCTCATGGCGATGCCAATGGCTATGCGCTGTACCCGGCGCGACAGGCACATCGTGCGAATGCTGGTGATGCTCGTCATGGGTATGTCGGTGCTCATGCTCCAACGCCTCATGGGTATGGCTATGGCTATGGCGCTCAGTCAAGTGCAGCCAAATCCCGACGGCCATCAAGGCCCCTGCGACCAGCAAGGGCACGGTGACCGATTCGCCCAGAGCAATTGCCAATACAGCACCAAAGAACGGTGCGACTGAAAAATACGCTCCGGTACGCGCTGTGCCCAGATGGCGCAGGCTGACCACGAACAACGCGAGGCTTACGCCATACGCCAAAAAGCCCACCACCATGGCACCAGTCAAGCTTGGCCATGTGGGCAGCGAAGCACCTAAAATAAACGCCAAAATCAAATTCACAATGCCGGCGACCAGCCCTTTCATCGAAGCAATCCACGTGGCATCAGTAAGCGCGACCTTACGCGTCAGATTGTTATCGATCCCCCACGCCAGGCAGGCCCCGAGCACCGCCAATGCAGGCCAAACTCCGGCAAAGTGCGCTTCGCCCGGCCAACTCAACACCAGCGCCCCTGCGACGATAGCCACCATGCCGAGTGCAATGCGGCGATCAAAATTCTCTTTAAAGACAAACCACGCCAAAAGTGCCGTAAACACGCCTTCAGCATTGAGCAGCAAGGAGGCGCCCGATGCGGGCATCCCTGTTAAACCAACCATGAGCAAAACGGGACCGACCACGCCTCCAGCGCCAATGGCTCCGAGCAACCAAGGCACTTCGTAGCGCGGTAGCCGCACTGCTGGCGCGCGCGTCAAGCGGCGATAAAGCGTAAGCCCAATGCCCGAGCCTAAATACAGCAGGCCAGCCAGCAGCCAGGGGCTAACACTCTCAAGCAATAATTTAGCCAGAGGTGTCCCTGCTCCGAAAAGCAGCGCCGCCAGTAAAGCGGATATCACGCCCGGTTGACGTAGATTCTGCTTCCAGTGAGGTGTAGACATGCGAACTCTATAGAGATTTGGTGAGATATTCGCTTGACTCGTGCAATGCTGAAATCAGCGGACATTTGACTGCATTGTGCGCTGAACCGCATTGGGCCACGAGTTGATCCAGTGCCCTTTCAATGCGCTGCAGATCAGCGAGTTTTTCGCGTACGTCTAGAAGTTTATGCTCGGCGATCTCACGCGCTTCCTCGCAATGCATGCCATCGTCAAGCTTCAGCAGTTCGCCTACTTCGGCCAGGCTAAAACCCAGCCGCTGCGATGCTTTGATAAAACGCACCCGATCAAGGTCAGCGTCGGTATAGTGGCGAATACGGCCATAGGCGCGCTCTGGTAGAGGCATCAGACCCTTGCGCTGGTAGAAGCGAATAGCCTCGACGTTAATTCCGGCCGCCTGCGCCAGCAGACCCACCGTCAGCGTTTTTGAGGTTTTTTTCATTGATTGACTCTGTACTTAAGTACAGAAGTAAGCTTACACCATGCAAATAGATTCCACGAGCAAAAATACGACGACGACAACACAGGCCAAGCATCCCGCATTGCTTGCGGGCGGTATCGCTGCCGTCCTGGCGTCGACCTGCTGCCTGGGACCACTGGTACTGATCACACTGGGCTTTTCAGGGGCATGGATTGGCAATCTGGCAGTGCTCGAACCATATCGGCCTGTCTTCGTGAGCGTGGCTTTAGTAGCGTTGTTCTTTGCTTGGCGACGCATCTGGCGACCTGTCCTGGTCTGCTCATCTGGGAATGTTTGTGCCACACCGCAAGTCAAGCGTATCTATAAATTGTTATTCGGCACCGTATCCGGGCTAACGCTGAGCGCACTTGCGTTCCCCTACGTCGCCCCATGGTTCTACTAGAAGGAAGAAGTCATGAAAAAAATGCTTGTAGCCGCCGCATTGAGCATACTGACCGCTCCAGCTTGGGCCGTTCCCACGACTGTTACTTTATCTATACCGACGATGGATTGTCCGGTATGCCCTATTACGGTGAAGAAAGCACTCACTAAGGTGCCGGGTGTCAGTCAGGCAGAAATAAGCTTTGAAAAACGGCTGGCTACCGTGACGTACGAGAGTACTAAGACCTCCGTGGATGCCCTTGTGCAAGCTACGACGAACGCAGGCTATCCTTCGATATTGATGGAGCATGCAAAATGAGTGTCGTTATCCTGGAGTCGATGTTGACCTGCCCGGAATGTGGGTACGCCAAAAAAGAATGCATGCCGACCGACGCCTGCCAGTGGTTCTACGAGTGTGAACAATGCCATACCGTACTGAAGCCTAAGCCTGGCGACTGCTGTGTTTATTGCTCCTACGGTTCGGTGCCATGCCCACCGGTTCAGGAGCATGGCAAACAGCGTGGTTGCTGTGGCTGACATTGACCTCATTAACGCCGCAGGTTCATAATTCAACCACTTGCAGATCTCCGCTCACCATGCCTTCATCTAGTCTCCGTACCCACCGATCGTTAATTTTAGTGTTGCTCATCACAACGCTACTGTTCTCGCGTGTGGTGCTCGCAGGCTACGCTTGCCCTCTGCCTCAGCTACAGGCTGAGACCTCAGCATCTCAGATGAATGGCACCGACTGCACTCAGCCAGCCGATCACTCAAAGATGATCGACGAAGCACAGCCTTCGCTGTGTGCACAGCACTTCTCAGACGAAAAACAAGCCACGAATGCCGTCGCACAACCCTTGGCGTCCGAGCCTGTTCTTTTCTTTGCCTATCCCCTCCCACTTCCCCTTGCGCTACAAGTTTGGCAGCCAGCCGCCTTTGACTCTACGTCAGCTTCAGGCGGTGGCGATGACCCACTCTTTCTCCTGACGCTTCGACTGCGCATTTGATCTAACTCCGATTTTCGTTGCCAAGGCCACGGTGACCACCGTGCCTTGTTTTCGTTCGCCTATTCGGAGTTAATTATGCTCGAACCTCTACGCGCACTCGTGTTCTGTGCGCACTACTGGCGCTCGCCAGCACAACCGCCTACGGCCAAAACGGCGGCCTGACGCTCGACACCGCCCTCTACCAGGCCACCAATCGCTCGGCAGCCATACAGGCTAGCCAGTCCTCTGTACTTGCCAGCACCCACGCCGCCGTCAAAGCCGATCAATTGCCCGATCCTATGCTCAAGGCCGGGATTGATAACCTACCTATCAACGGTCCAGATCGCTACTCGCTCACACAAGATCTCATGACCGCGCGCTACGTCGGCATCGAGCAGGAATGGGTCTCTTCTGGCAAACGTGAACGCCGCTCAAATCTAGCAAATCGCATTGTCGACAAGGATCAGGCGGCCACTCTGGTACAGCTCGCCAACACGCGCCAACAGACAGCAATCGCGTGGCTTGACGCGGCGTATGCACAGCGAGCCCTTGCGCTCTCCAATGCCTTGATCGAGCACATGACCCATGAGCTTGCAGCGACCCGCGCCTCCTATCGCGGACTCAGCGCGAGCGCAGACGATGTGACGCAAGCACAAATCATGCGCTCCCAGGTCAAAGACCAGCTGCTGAAGGCACAGCAGGCGTCACGTTCAGCGCTGATTACGCTCAGTCGATGGGTAGCCGCCCCGGTGACTGCGATCGCAGGCGACATACCGCCATTGGAATCCCACGTGGCCACGCTTACGCAGGAGGAACTGAACCAGGTTCAACCCGAGCTCCTTGCGGCTGAGCGTGATATTTACGTAGCGGACGCCGACACATCGGTAGCCAGCAGCAATCGAACGCCGAACTGGACCTGGGGGGTGACCTACCAGCAACGGGGAAGCCAGTACTCGAACATGGTGTCCGTTGGTGTAAGTATCCCGCTGCCCATTTCTCGGGCGAACCGACAGGATCAAGAGGTCGCTGAAAAAGCGGCTCTTGGCAACAAGGCGCGTTTGATGCTGCGAGAAACCCAGCGTCAGGTTCACGCCAATATCCAAAACCTGTCTACCTCGCTTGCCAATGGGCGCGAACGAATCGCCGGTCTGAACAGCACGCTGTTGCCCGCAGTCGCCCAGCAAGTCCGACTCGCGACAGCCGCCTACAAAGCGGGCTCAGGATCACTAGCCAGCGTATTCAACGCCAAACGCGCGCAATTGGAGGCCCAACTCCAGATTGTGGATCTAGAACGCGATGTGGCCCAGGTCTGGGCCCAGCTTGAATACCAGATCGTCCCTAGCAACAATCCACTCGGCCAAAAGGAATAAACATGCGACAAACTCACTTGGCGCGCCCCTTATTTGCGCTCGTTGTCATCGCTGCACTGCTTGGTGCCGGCTATATTTTTGGGTCTCGCCATACCCTCAGCACCCCCCTCGATTCTGCTATGGCCTCTACCGCAAGTGATCAAGCAGATAGCAAATCAGATCGAAAAGTCCTGTACTGGCACGATCCGATGGTCCCGAGCCAACATTTCGATAAACCGGGAAAATCGCCCTTCATGGATATGGCGCTGCAACCCGTCTATGCGGATGAAGGCGGCGGCACCGGCATCAAGGTCGATCCAACGCTCCAGCAGAATCTCGGCATTCGTTATGCGACCGCCGAGCGGCGCCAAACCAAGAACGGTTTCGATGCGGTGGGCACAACACAGTTCGATGAGTCCCGGGCAGTCGTGATCCAGTCCCGTGTGACGGGCTATATCGATCAGCTGTACGCGAATGCACCGATGCAGCGAGTCGCCAAAGGTGCCCCGATTGCGTCCTTATTCGTCCCGGACTGGCTTGCACCACAGGAAGAATATCTTGCCTTAAAGCAAAGCCATGCCGACCGAGGCATGCTCTCAGCCTCGCGTGCGCGTATGCGGGCAATGTCGATCCCGGAGGACATTCTCAATACGCTTGATCGAACCGGCAAAGCGCAAAGCCACATGACCTTGCGCACGCCGCAGGCAGGCGTTATCGCCGAGCTCAACGTGCGTAACGGTGCGATGGTGTCACCGGGACAAATGCTGGCCAAGGTCGCTGGCCTGAGCAAACTTTGGCTCGTGGTCGAAATACCGGAGTCAATGGCTCTTGAGGTGCACCAAGGTATGAGCGTGAACGCCGTATTCGCGGGAGACTCCACACAGCATTTCACAGGACACATCCGCGAGATTCGATCATGCGCTTACCCTCCGGCCTGTCGAGTCGATCACCACTTCCCCGTCCTCCTTGGAAAAGGCACCTCGCTGGGGAGAAGGCAGAATCTCAAGCACGAGCTCTGACGGCCGGCATAAGCGCACCCCAAGCTCTGTGATAACGAATGGGCGATTAATCAGGATCGGATGCGCCAACATAGCGTCTAATAATTGATCATCGGTCAGATCGAGGTTATCCAGACGGAGCTCCGCATAGGGCGTGCCTTTTTCTCGGATCGCCTGGCGCGCCGATAGACCCGCCTGGCAAATCATGTCTTGCAGTTCAGCGCGTGTCGGCGGTGCGCTCAGATACTCGATTACTTGCGGTTCTATGCCCGCATTGCGAATCATGGCCAGCGTATTGCGAGAGGTGCCGCACGCAGGGTTGTGATAGATGGTTGTAGACATTGTCAGTCCTTAGCTTGCCTTAGCTTCGTACCAAGGGCGTGAGCGATTAACGATGCGAACCACGACCAGCATGATAGGCACCTCGATGAGCACACCGACCACGGTGGCGAGTGCCGCACCTGATTGGAAACCGAACAGACTGATAGCCGTAGCCACAGCCAGTTCAAAGAAATTACTGGCACCGATCAGAGCCGATGGGCCCGCTACACAATGGGCTACGCCCAATCGGCGATTCAGGTAGTACGCCAGACCCGAGTTCAGCACGACCTGAATCAGGATCGGAATAGCTAGCAATAGAATAATCAGCGGCTTTTCAACGATCGCATTGCCCTGGAAGCCAAACAGCAGAACCAGCGTAGCCAACAGTGCAGCGATGGAATACGGGCCCAATGCGCTGACCACACGCTGATACGTCGCTTCTCCCCTGGAGAGCAGCAGCTTACGGATCACCTGCGCGATGAATACCGGGATGATGATGTACAGCACGACTGATGTAATCAGCGTATCCCACGGCACCGAGATCGAGGAGAGCCCGAGCAATAGCGCGACGACTGGTGCGAACGCCACGATCATGATGGCATCGTTCAGTGCCACCTGGGATAGTGTGAAGTAAGGGTCACCTTTGCATAGCTGCGACCAGACAAAAACCATCGCGGTGCATGGCGCGGCTGCTAGCAGAATTAGCCCTGCCACGTAGCTATCCAACTGGTCAGCGGGTAACCAGCCTGCAAACAGGTGGCGTATGAAGATCCAGGCCAAGAGCGCCATCGAAAAGGGTTTCACCAGCCAGTTTACGAATAGCGTCACGCCGATGCCGCGCCAGTGGCTGGTTACCTGCCCCATGGCGGCGAAATCGATCTTGATCAGCATGGGGATGATCATGACCCAGATCAGCAGGCCCACTGGCAGATTAACTTGTGCCACCTCCACAGCCGCGATGCCTTGAAATACCCCTGGCATGCCTTGACCGAGCAAGATGCCCGCGATGATACAAAGCAGCACCCAAACAGTTAGGTAGCGCTCAAAGAAGCTGATACCGCCGCCCTGCGGGAGAGCGGCTACTTGCGCGACTGAGCTCATTCCTTGGGCTCCGCGATTCGTTGACTGCTAGCGCTATAGGCCCGAAGGCAATCTTTGCCCAGCACATTGAAAGTTCTGTCAGACATGATCGGATAGTGATTTGAAAGGTTGGGTCATTGAGCCCTAGCAGCAAGCTGAGCCAGGCTTACAGCACGCATTTTCTGCCTTGGGCGCCATGTCAAAGGAGTTCGAGACAGGTGTGCAGCACACGCCACCGCTGTCTGTTGCCTGGCGAGACTGGCCATAGGTCGGTGCGCTCTCCAGCGTCTGGAATGACTCCCAGGCCACGCCTTGAGGATCAACAGACCAGTACTTGTCGGACTTTGCATAGCAGCAGGTCATATTGCTTTGCTCCTGCAAAGGCAGGCTCGCACTTACCAGACGGTCTTGCATCTCTGCTAGCTCTTCATTGGTTTCCACCTGAATTCCCAGGTGATCGACACCGAGCTTGTCTGGCGAAGTGCCTCGGGCGGAGATCGCAAAATTCACCCGTGGGTCGTCGAGCGCCCATTTCGCATAGTCTGATTTGACCGTTGTGGGTTCGGCTGCAAAGAGTGCTGAGTAGTAGCGGATGCTGGCCGACAGGTCGGCTACCGCGACATGGACATGAAAGCGCTTCATGATTTGGACTCCAATGAGGTGTCACAGCTGGTGATGGGAGAGCACGGATTGCCGCCACAGCAGTTTTCCGTGAGGTAACCAAGCAAATCGTTCATCGTCTCGTAGCGTGCTGAATAAATAATCGACCGCCCATCCTGACGACTGGCGAGCAATCCTGCCCGGTGTAGCTCTTTCAAATGAAAGGACAATGATGAGGCGGGTATCTCCATCAACTCGGCGATACGCCCTGCGGGCAGGCCCTCTGGCCCGGCTTGCACCAAGAGGCGATAGACCGATAAGCGAATCGAGTGAGCTAGGGCGGCAAGCGCTTCAAGAACTGAATTTGTTTCCATATTTCTACTATAGTCGAACAATTGAGCACTTGCAACCAATTTATGGAGCTTTGGTCGGGAGTATCTAGCTCAGAGGCTCAGCAGTAATTTTTCTCGAAAATATCCCGATATTTCCACTGAGCCGGTCGAGTAGATGCTGTAAGTTGTGCGCCATCCCATGCTGCAAAGGGATGACGCCTCTTTCGCCTATACGAGCCTAACTATTTAGACGTAGACGAGGACGGTGCTTCAAGTTTATCGGCATATTTCATCATAATCTCGCCCATGGAGCGCATCATCTCGCCATGCATCTGCATCATGACTTTTCCGTTGGGCCCTCCTTCTGAGCCCATCATCGGACAACCGCCCATCATTCCCATCATGCCACCACCCATCATGCCGCCCTCGCCCATGCCACCACGCATCATATGGCCCATTCTGGGTGTATTGCCGTCCTGCGTCATCCCTGACGCATTGGGCATGGTCACGGTGCTATCACCGCTAGGTGTCGCTGCAAAGGCTACGTTCCCCATACCCAACAAAAGAACGGTAAAAGATGTAATAAGCAATCTCGTCGTATTCATGTATATCTCCTAGATTCAATTAACTCCACGCGCGGCCCTGCGGATTACGCAGGCGCCAATTCGGAAAAACTCGTTAAATAAATATTCTGTGCGTACGCGGAGGCGGAGGCATAACATCTGGAAGAAACTGATCGGGAAGAAAATTGCTGGGCACAGCATAAGCCATCAAAACAGCTATAGCTGCCAATTGAAGTCTGTCAGGTAGTACAGCCACCATGCATGACAATGACATGCAAGCCCCGCTGTGAAACCCCGGCAGGGCCGTGGCAATAGGCATTTGCCCATTGTGCAGGTTTTCATGAACATCTCGACCGGCCACTACCTGAGCCTCTGTAGACATAGTCATCATCGGCATATCAGGGCATACAGTCGCCTGTGCGATGGATCCGAATAGTGATATCCACGCGATCAAAATGCACACAAAAGCTTTGATCCAGGTCATTTAACTAGTATAGGTTAACGGCTGACATACTGCTATAGCTAGTCCTTGAGGAGCCTGTGTGTTTATAGCCAGCCAGCTCTGTAAAACATTCAAGTTAGTGACAAGTGCAGCAATTCGTTCTGATCTCAATTGCTCGTCACTCCTAGCCTGTACTGAAGCGGCAATTGGGGTCTTGATAAATGGTGATTGATTTGCTTGCCGCTTGCGCTAAGGTTGTCGTTGTCATAAATATTGCTGCCAAAATCACCTTTTTCATCTGAAATTTTCCTTTATAAAAGCTGTACTACCCAATCGCCCCAAGCGCCGGAAAGGTCTTCAGTAGCCAAATTGCAAACCGCACCAACTGTCCACTGGCTACCGCAATGCCCATCAGCACCAGAATCGCGCCGGTGATTATCTGAAGGTAGCGACCCGCACGGCGCAACGAACCCAGTCGACGCATAAAGGGGGTCATGAAGTACGCGGAAAGAAGGAACGGCACACCTAACCCCAGTGCGTAAATACCCAAAAGCAGTACGCCCTGTCCAAGACTCTCAGAAGTGGCACCAAGTATGAGGATACCGCCGAGCACCGGACCGATACACGGCGTCCAACCGAAACCGAACGCCATACCAAGCACGGTAGCCGACCAGGGTTTTCCGCCGCCTGCACTGGGCTCGAAGCGGTAGTAACGCTGCATCCACATGGGAGCACGTATCACGCCCATAATCATCAGGCCGGCGATGACAATAACGCCGCCCGCTGCAATATTCAGTTCATAGCGATACGATAAGAACAAACGCCCGATTGCGGTGATGCTGGCTCCTAAAATCAGGAATACCATGGAAAAACCTGCAACGAAGCATGCACTAAGACCTAGTGCTCTCCATCGAGCGGAGCGCCCCTCGAAATCAGAGGTGCTTAACTGAGCGGATCCGCCCGCAATGTAGGAAAGATAGCCTGGCACAAGTGGCAAGACACAGGGCGAGAGAAAGGAAGCAATACCGGCGAAGAACGCTGTTAATAGCCCAATGACAGTTAATTCAAGCATAGCGTAGCCTCTGTGAAATAATCGATTCCAATGTCATTGCTTGTCACCTCTCATCCAGAGTAGGAGTGTGCAGCAGTGCACCATCAATCAAGGCTTCAACTTGCGGGCTATCCCAGGCCGCAGGCCCCATCGCCCGGCCGATTTCGCGACCTTCTTGATCTATCAATAGCGTTGTTGGCACACCCGGCGCACGCAGCGTGTCTGAAACCCTTGTTGTCGGGTCAACGTAATGCTTTAACGTGCGAATGCCAAAATCCTGATAGAACGGCTTGATCAAATCGGGATCTCGATCGATCGACAGCGCAACGACTTCAAAATCGGGGCCACCACGCTTGGCATTTAGCCGATCCAGCGATGGCATCTCCTCCCGGCACGGAGGACACCAGGTCGCCCATACATTGAGCAATATGACACGACCTTGAAAATCGGCCAAGGTCACGGTCTTACCCGTCGTATCCTGAAAGGCGATCAAAGGCAGTTTGCGTGGAGTATGCCAGCGCATGAAGCGCTGTCCACCTATGTCCACCGAAACATTAAGGACACCACTAAGGAGGCTTTTCGAGGCATTATTACGTTGATAAAAAAATAAAACCATCGCGATGGCGATCACGCAAATTAACACCATCGCCGCCCATGCAATTATCTTAAAAGAGTTCTTCATGACTAATATTTAGCATCCATCAGTTCTCGGCAGTCACTGTTTCGGTCTGCTCTTGGCGGGTCCGCTCTATGGTGTTTGCAACAGCCCGCGCGGCGTCAGAATCAGGCGGAAGCTGCCCGAGCAATTGTCGCCAGTAATCGATAGCTGCCGGATAGTCTTGGCGCCCAAGCGCCGCAGCTCCAGCCAAAGTCAGGGCAAATGGCTCGTTAGGATTGAGTGCTAGTGCGCGCTCCAAC belongs to Castellaniella sp. and includes:
- the arsB gene encoding ACR3 family arsenite efflux transporter yields the protein MSSVAQVAALPQGGGISFFERYLTVWVLLCIIAGILLGQGMPGVFQGIAAVEVAQVNLPVGLLIWVMIIPMLIKIDFAAMGQVTSHWRGIGVTLFVNWLVKPFSMALLAWIFIRHLFAGWLPADQLDSYVAGLILLAAAPCTAMVFVWSQLCKGDPYFTLSQVALNDAIMIVAFAPVVALLLGLSSISVPWDTLITSVVLYIIIPVFIAQVIRKLLLSRGEATYQRVVSALGPYSIAALLATLVLLFGFQGNAIVEKPLIILLLAIPILIQVVLNSGLAYYLNRRLGVAHCVAGPSALIGASNFFELAVATAISLFGFQSGAALATVVGVLIEVPIMLVVVRIVNRSRPWYEAKAS
- a CDS encoding GDCCVxC domain-containing (seleno)protein translates to MSVVILESMLTCPECGYAKKECMPTDACQWFYECEQCHTVLKPKPGDCCVYCSYGSVPCPPVQEHGKQRGCCG
- a CDS encoding DMT family transporter codes for the protein MSTPHWKQNLRQPGVISALLAALLFGAGTPLAKLLLESVSPWLLAGLLYLGSGIGLTLYRRLTRAPAVRLPRYEVPWLLGAIGAGGVVGPVLLMVGLTGMPASGASLLLNAEGVFTALLAWFVFKENFDRRIALGMVAIVAGALVLSWPGEAHFAGVWPALAVLGACLAWGIDNNLTRKVALTDATWIASMKGLVAGIVNLILAFILGASLPTWPSLTGAMVVGFLAYGVSLALFVVSLRHLGTARTGAYFSVAPFFGAVLAIALGESVTVPLLVAGALMAVGIWLHLTERHSHSHTHEALEHEHRHTHDEHHQHSHDVPVAPGTAHSHWHRHEPLTHAHEHFPDAHHRHKH
- the merP gene encoding mercury resistance system periplasmic binding protein MerP, whose amino-acid sequence is MKKMLVAAALSILTAPAWAVPTTVTLSIPTMDCPVCPITVKKALTKVPGVSQAEISFEKRLATVTYESTKTSVDALVQATTNAGYPSILMEHAK
- a CDS encoding ArsI/CadI family heavy metal resistance metalloenzyme; the encoded protein is MKRFHVHVAVADLSASIRYYSALFAAEPTTVKSDYAKWALDDPRVNFAISARGTSPDKLGVDHLGIQVETNEELAEMQDRLVSASLPLQEQSNMTCCYAKSDKYWSVDPQGVAWESFQTLESAPTYGQSRQATDSGGVCCTPVSNSFDMAPKAENACCKPGSACC
- the chrA gene encoding chromate efflux transporter, which translates into the protein MTPLTTCDPPVKAVNAWKVFLIFLRLGLTSFGGPVAHLGYFREEFVNRRHWLSDNSYTDLVALCQFLPGPASSQVGLALGLSRAGYGGALAAWMGFTLPSAAMLILFALGISTWGEAVPSGILQGLKIAAVAVVAQAVWGMARNLCTGTLRVTIMAIVACVVLAWPGIWSQVSVIIAAGFAGLFLFKATGELVHEPLDITVSRRTGAIFLTLCIALLIGLPVLVQTWPSQALSMFDVFYRAGSLVFGGGHVILPLLQAEVVPNGWVANDTFLAGYGAAQAVPGPLFTFAAFLGASMTASPNGWLGGLLCLVAIFVPSFLIVLGALPFWEQLRTNLRMRAALIGVNAAVVGLLLAALYDPVWTSAIHRPTDFGLALMALVALMFWRLPPWLTVLGCGLGGWLLSIAL
- the arsC gene encoding arsenate reductase (glutaredoxin) (This arsenate reductase requires both glutathione and glutaredoxin to convert arsenate to arsenite, after which the efflux transporter formed by ArsA and ArsB can extrude the arsenite from the cell, providing resistance.); the encoded protein is MSTTIYHNPACGTSRNTLAMIRNAGIEPQVIEYLSAPPTRAELQDMICQAGLSARQAIREKGTPYAELRLDNLDLTDDQLLDAMLAHPILINRPFVITELGVRLCRPSELVLEILPSPQRGAFSKEDGEVVIDSTGRRVSA
- the merR gene encoding Hg(II)-responsive transcriptional regulator is translated as MKKTSKTLTVGLLAQAAGINVEAIRFYQRKGLMPLPERAYGRIRHYTDADLDRVRFIKASQRLGFSLAEVGELLKLDDGMHCEEAREIAEHKLLDVREKLADLQRIERALDQLVAQCGSAHNAVKCPLISALHESSEYLTKSL
- the merT gene encoding mercuric ion transporter MerT gives rise to the protein MQIDSTSKNTTTTTQAKHPALLAGGIAAVLASTCCLGPLVLITLGFSGAWIGNLAVLEPYRPVFVSVALVALFFAWRRIWRPVLVCSSGNVCATPQVKRIYKLLFGTVSGLTLSALAFPYVAPWFY
- a CDS encoding metalloregulator ArsR/SmtB family transcription factor → METNSVLEALAALAHSIRLSVYRLLVQAGPEGLPAGRIAELMEIPASSLSFHLKELHRAGLLASRQDGRSIIYSARYETMNDLLGYLTENCCGGNPCSPITSCDTSLESKS
- a CDS encoding TolC family protein, with translation MCALLALASTTAYGQNGGLTLDTALYQATNRSAAIQASQSSVLASTHAAVKADQLPDPMLKAGIDNLPINGPDRYSLTQDLMTARYVGIEQEWVSSGKRERRSNLANRIVDKDQAATLVQLANTRQQTAIAWLDAAYAQRALALSNALIEHMTHELAATRASYRGLSASADDVTQAQIMRSQVKDQLLKAQQASRSALITLSRWVAAPVTAIAGDIPPLESHVATLTQEELNQVQPELLAAERDIYVADADTSVASSNRTPNWTWGVTYQQRGSQYSNMVSVGVSIPLPISRANRQDQEVAEKAALGNKARLMLRETQRQVHANIQNLSTSLANGRERIAGLNSTLLPAVAQQVRLATAAYKAGSGSLASVFNAKRAQLEAQLQIVDLERDVAQVWAQLEYQIVPSNNPLGQKE
- a CDS encoding cytochrome c biogenesis CcdA family protein, translating into MLELTVIGLLTAFFAGIASFLSPCVLPLVPGYLSYIAGGSAQLSTSDFEGRSARWRALGLSACFVAGFSMVFLILGASITAIGRLFLSYRYELNIAAGGVIVIAGLMIMGVIRAPMWMQRYYRFEPSAGGGKPWSATVLGMAFGFGWTPCIGPVLGGILILGATSESLGQGVLLLGIYALGLGVPFLLSAYFMTPFMRRLGSLRRAGRYLQIITGAILVLMGIAVASGQLVRFAIWLLKTFPALGAIG